One genomic region from Cydia amplana chromosome Z, ilCydAmpl1.1, whole genome shotgun sequence encodes:
- the LOC134661402 gene encoding uncharacterized protein LOC134661402 — protein MAHSKVALLLAVVLGSAIIECKIVLPHKLRYLENMLNADLLSKATRMRQRTEGNSGGENRVWPVLGLGKYQDELPSGPPPLPPFLVNNIIQRRISNPKI, from the exons ATGGCGCATAGTAAAGTCGCCCTGCTACTCGCCGTCGTGCTCGGCTCCGCGATAATT GAATGCAAAATAGTCCTGCCGCACAAGCTCCGATACCTCGAAAACATGTTGAATGCGGACTTGCTATCGAAGGCCACGAGGATGCGACAGCGAACGGAAGGCAACTCCGGTGGCGAGAACAGAGTCTGGCCCGTTCTGGGTTTAGGAAAATACCAGGATGAGCTACCGAGCGGCCCTCCACCTTTGCCGCCATTTCTCGTTAATAACATCATTCAGCGGCGAATTTCAAACCCCAAAATTTAA